A section of the Anabaena cylindrica PCC 7122 genome encodes:
- the tatA gene encoding twin-arginine translocase TatA/TatE family subunit: protein MFGLGWPEVAIITIVAILIFGPKKIPELGSVLGKSLRGFKEEMKNSDDETKLEQEDK, encoded by the coding sequence ATGTTTGGACTAGGATGGCCAGAAGTAGCGATTATTACCATAGTTGCAATTTTGATTTTTGGACCCAAGAAAATTCCCGAACTTGGTAGCGTATTGGGGAAAAGCCTCCGGGGTTTTAAGGAAGAAATGAAAAATTCCGATGACGAAACAAAACTGGAACAAGAGGACAAATAA
- a CDS encoding phosphatidate cytidylyltransferase, translating into MPWSRIISGIIAIALALSATLLGGWYFTVAIAIVVFLGQQEYFNLVRARGIAPAAKTTIFVSQILLAICTLDSSLADAVMPIAGTLICFYLLFQPQLATIADISASIMGLFYVGYLPSYWVRLRNLDSLSISNLPFGGYWPSNWNDVLTQGNLTALPQGLTFTILTFLCIWAADIGAYVIGKFFGKTRLSDISPKKTVEGAVFGITGSVIVALVGAYFLNLPHCLITGSALGLLIGIASLLGDLTESMLKRDAGVKDSGQLIPGHGGILDRTDSYIFTAPLVYYFVTLLLRS; encoded by the coding sequence ATGCCTTGGTCTCGAATTATTAGTGGAATTATTGCGATCGCTCTTGCTTTGTCTGCAACCCTATTAGGTGGTTGGTATTTTACGGTGGCAATAGCGATCGTTGTCTTTTTAGGTCAACAAGAATATTTTAATTTAGTCCGCGCTAGAGGTATAGCTCCTGCTGCTAAAACCACAATATTTGTCAGCCAAATTTTATTAGCAATTTGCACTCTCGATAGCAGTTTAGCTGACGCTGTCATGCCAATAGCAGGTACACTCATTTGTTTTTACCTACTGTTTCAGCCCCAATTAGCCACCATAGCTGATATTTCCGCTTCTATTATGGGGCTGTTTTATGTAGGTTATTTACCTAGTTACTGGGTCAGGTTGCGAAATCTTGATAGTCTATCTATTAGCAATCTCCCCTTTGGTGGTTACTGGCCCAGCAACTGGAACGATGTTTTAACCCAGGGAAATTTAACCGCTCTACCACAAGGTTTAACGTTTACAATTCTGACTTTCTTATGTATTTGGGCAGCTGATATCGGTGCTTACGTGATTGGCAAATTTTTCGGTAAAACCCGTTTGTCGGATATCAGCCCTAAAAAAACTGTAGAGGGAGCCGTATTTGGAATCACAGGCAGCGTTATAGTAGCCCTAGTAGGAGCTTATTTTCTCAATTTACCTCACTGCCTGATTACTGGTTCAGCATTGGGTTTATTGATTGGTATTGCTAGTCTTTTAGGTGATTTGACCGAATCTATGTTGAAGCGAGATGCCGGAGTCAAAGATTCAGGACAATTGATTCCCGGTCACGGTGGGATATTAGACCGCACTGATAGTTATATTTTTACAGCTCCTTTAGTTTACTATTTCGTAACGCTGCTGTTGAGGAGTTAG
- a CDS encoding pseudouridine synthase, with translation MEARVQKIISQLGIASRREAEEMIKQSRVQINGILAHLGQKVDPQRDTICIDGKPVSESQRPSLIYLLIHKPAGVVSTCDDPQGRPTVLELLPPKLQKGLGIHPVGRLDADSTGALILTNDGDLTFALTHPSHNISKTYHVVVNGNPPETVLGIWRKGVILENRKTRPAKVRLIESLANQSKLEIILQEGRNRQIRRVAEQLGYPVIQLHRTAIGSIQLRTSKSGFLGLGDYRHLTPEEIIFLNKQIKRIPINN, from the coding sequence ATGGAGGCACGGGTACAAAAAATTATTTCTCAATTGGGGATAGCCTCACGTCGGGAGGCCGAAGAAATGATTAAACAATCACGAGTGCAGATAAATGGGATTTTGGCACATTTAGGTCAAAAAGTCGATCCCCAACGAGACACAATCTGCATTGATGGTAAACCCGTCTCTGAAAGCCAGCGTCCGTCTTTAATTTATTTGTTGATACACAAACCAGCTGGTGTGGTTTCTACTTGCGATGATCCCCAAGGAAGACCTACTGTTTTGGAGCTATTACCGCCAAAATTACAAAAAGGTTTAGGTATTCACCCGGTTGGGCGTTTAGATGCAGACTCTACAGGAGCATTAATATTAACAAATGATGGGGACTTGACATTTGCGCTAACTCATCCTAGTCATAATATTTCTAAGACATATCATGTTGTGGTGAACGGAAATCCCCCAGAAACAGTTCTAGGGATATGGCGTAAAGGTGTAATTCTGGAAAATAGAAAAACACGACCTGCTAAAGTACGCTTAATTGAAAGTTTGGCTAACCAAAGCAAATTAGAAATTATTTTACAGGAGGGAAGAAATCGCCAGATTCGTCGTGTGGCTGAACAATTAGGATATCCTGTTATCCAACTACATCGAACCGCCATAGGTTCAATTCAATTACGAACATCAAAAAGCGGTTTTCTCGGTTTAGGTGACTATCGGCATCTCACACCAGAAGAGATTATTTTTTTAAACAAGCAGATAAAGCGGATACCTATTAACAATTAA
- the cbiT gene encoding precorrin-6Y C5,15-methyltransferase subunit CbiT yields the protein MPSQLWPYISPGIPDELFENLPGIPLSQRELRLLLISQLRLKPDSVLWDIGAGTGTIPVEVGLLCPQGRVIAVERDEEVANLIKRNCDRFEVKNVEVIEGSAPECLHDIKLAPHRVCIEGGRTIQDILQAVWRYLPSSGRVVATAANLESLYAISQSFSQLRARNIEVVQSAVNRLETRGYSQTFVAADPIFILSGEKLE from the coding sequence ATGCCTTCCCAACTTTGGCCTTACATTAGTCCAGGTATTCCTGATGAATTATTTGAGAATTTACCAGGTATTCCTCTCAGTCAACGAGAATTAAGATTGCTGTTGATTTCCCAACTGCGACTAAAACCAGATTCGGTGTTATGGGATATTGGTGCGGGTACGGGTACGATTCCTGTTGAGGTGGGGTTGCTGTGTCCACAGGGACGGGTAATTGCGGTGGAAAGAGATGAAGAAGTGGCTAATTTAATTAAACGCAACTGCGATCGCTTTGAGGTCAAAAATGTAGAGGTAATTGAAGGTAGCGCCCCTGAATGTTTACATGATATCAAGCTCGCTCCTCACCGCGTCTGCATTGAAGGAGGGCGCACTATTCAGGATATTTTACAAGCTGTGTGGCGTTATTTACCTTCATCCGGTCGAGTCGTGGCTACAGCTGCTAATCTAGAAAGTCTGTATGCTATTTCCCAAAGCTTTTCTCAGTTAAGAGCCAGAAATATCGAAGTTGTGCAGTCGGCTGTTAACCGCTTAGAAACACGGGGCTATTCTCAAACCTTTGTAGCGGCTGATCCCATTTTTATTCTCAGTGGTGAGAAACTAGAGTGA
- the cphA gene encoding cyanophycin synthetase has protein sequence MRILKIQTLRGPNYWSIRRHKLIVMRLDLENLAEMPSNEISGFYEGLVEALPSLEGHYCSPGCRGGFLMRVREGTMMGHIVEHVALELQELAGMHVGFGRTRETATPGVYQVVIEYINEEAGRYAGRAAVRLCQSIIDRGRYPKAELDQDIQDLKDFLREASLGPSTEAIVKEAEKRGIPWMPLAARFLIQLGYGVNQKRMQATMTDNTGILGVELACDKEATKRILAANGVPVPRGTVINFLDDLEESIDYVGGYPIVIKPLDGNHGRGITIDIRSWDEAEAAYEAARQVSRSIIVERYYVGRDHRVLVVNGKVVAVAERVPAHVIGNGRSSISDLIEETNQDPNRGEGHDNVLTKIELDRTSYQLLERQGYTLNSVPPKGTICYLRATANLSTGGSAVDRTDEIHPENVWLAQRVVRIIGLDIAGLDIVTSDISRPLREVDAVIVEVNAAPGFRMHVAPSQGTPRNVAGAVMDMLFPNEKPSRIPILSITGTNGKTTTTRLLAHIYKQTGKVVGYTTTDGTYIGDYLVEAGDNTGPQSAHVILQDPTVEVAVLESARGGILRSGLGFESANVGVVLNVAADHLGIGDIDTIEQLANLKSVVAEAVYPDGYAVLNADDLRVAAMAEKTKANIAYFTMNPDSELVRKHIQKGGVAAVYENGYLSIAKGDWTHRIERAENIPLTMGGKAPFMIANALAAGLAAFVQNVTIEQIRAGLKTFRASVSQTPGRMNLFNLGKYHALVDYAHNPASYEALGSFVRNWTTGQRIGVVGGPGDRRDEDFVTLGKLSANIFDYIIIKEDDDTRGRLRGSAADLITQGITQAKPNYRFESILDETQAINKALDMAPDGSLVVILPESVNRAIKLIKVRGVQEEIQPQNSTTINDSQNGVAPSSVVNTLL, from the coding sequence ATGAGAATCCTCAAGATCCAGACCTTACGCGGCCCAAACTACTGGAGCATTCGACGCCATAAACTGATCGTCATGCGCCTAGATCTCGAAAACCTGGCTGAGATGCCCTCAAATGAAATCTCCGGCTTTTATGAAGGATTAGTTGAGGCGCTGCCAAGTCTAGAGGGTCATTATTGCTCTCCTGGCTGTCGTGGTGGTTTTCTGATGCGGGTACGAGAAGGCACAATGATGGGTCATATCGTAGAACACGTAGCTTTAGAACTCCAAGAATTAGCTGGAATGCACGTAGGTTTTGGCCGCACCCGTGAGACTGCCACACCTGGAGTTTATCAGGTAGTGATTGAGTACATAAATGAGGAAGCGGGACGTTATGCCGGACGTGCAGCAGTACGGCTATGTCAAAGCATTATTGATCGGGGTCGTTATCCCAAGGCAGAACTAGATCAGGATATCCAAGACCTGAAAGACTTCTTGCGTGAAGCTTCTTTAGGCCCCTCTACAGAAGCCATTGTCAAAGAAGCAGAAAAAAGAGGTATTCCTTGGATGCCCTTAGCCGCACGCTTTCTAATTCAGTTGGGCTACGGTGTCAACCAGAAGCGAATGCAGGCAACAATGACCGATAATACAGGCATTCTCGGTGTAGAACTAGCCTGTGATAAAGAAGCCACTAAACGCATTCTTGCTGCTAACGGCGTACCTGTTCCCAGAGGTACAGTCATCAACTTCCTAGACGACTTGGAAGAATCTATCGATTATGTTGGCGGTTATCCCATTGTGATCAAGCCTCTAGACGGCAATCACGGACGCGGTATCACCATTGATATTCGCAGTTGGGATGAAGCTGAAGCAGCCTATGAAGCAGCCAGACAAGTTTCCCGTTCCATTATTGTTGAGCGATATTATGTCGGACGCGACCACAGGGTACTAGTAGTAAATGGCAAAGTTGTCGCCGTAGCTGAACGGGTACCCGCTCACGTAATTGGCAATGGCCGATCTTCCATTAGTGATTTGATTGAAGAAACTAACCAAGATCCCAATCGCGGAGAAGGTCACGATAACGTCCTCACCAAAATTGAGCTAGACCGTACCAGTTACCAATTATTAGAAAGGCAAGGCTACACCCTCAACAGTGTGCCACCCAAAGGAACAATTTGTTATCTACGGGCAACTGCTAACCTCAGTACAGGTGGTAGTGCTGTAGACCGCACTGACGAAATCCACCCGGAAAATGTTTGGTTAGCCCAACGGGTAGTGAGAATTATCGGTTTAGATATTGCAGGCTTGGATATTGTTACCTCGGATATTAGCCGCCCGCTCAGGGAAGTAGATGCTGTAATTGTGGAAGTTAACGCTGCACCTGGCTTCCGAATGCACGTCGCTCCCAGTCAAGGCACTCCCCGTAACGTTGCTGGTGCAGTCATGGATATGCTGTTCCCCAACGAAAAACCCAGCCGAATTCCCATCCTCAGCATCACAGGCACTAATGGCAAAACTACCACAACCCGCCTACTAGCACATATTTATAAGCAGACAGGCAAAGTAGTAGGTTACACAACCACTGATGGTACATATATCGGTGATTATTTAGTAGAAGCTGGAGATAATACTGGACCCCAAAGCGCCCATGTGATCCTCCAAGACCCAACTGTTGAGGTAGCGGTACTAGAATCGGCTCGTGGCGGTATTCTTCGCTCTGGCTTGGGTTTTGAGTCTGCTAATGTGGGTGTGGTGTTGAACGTAGCTGCGGATCATTTAGGTATTGGTGATATTGATACCATTGAGCAGTTAGCTAACCTGAAAAGCGTAGTTGCAGAAGCTGTATACCCTGATGGCTATGCAGTTCTCAATGCTGATGATCTCCGCGTTGCCGCTATGGCAGAAAAAACTAAAGCCAATATTGCTTACTTCACTATGAACCCAGACTCGGAATTGGTGCGAAAGCATATCCAAAAGGGAGGAGTAGCAGCAGTATATGAAAATGGCTATCTGTCAATTGCCAAAGGAGATTGGACACACCGTATAGAAAGAGCCGAAAATATCCCCTTGACAATGGGCGGGAAAGCGCCATTTATGATTGCCAATGCTTTAGCCGCAGGTTTGGCAGCATTTGTACAAAATGTGACTATAGAGCAAATTCGAGCTGGCTTAAAGACTTTCCGCGCTTCAGTTAGTCAAACACCAGGACGGATGAATTTGTTCAATTTGGGTAAGTACCACGCTTTGGTAGACTATGCCCATAATCCTGCTAGTTATGAAGCTTTGGGATCATTTGTGCGTAATTGGACGACTGGACAGAGGATTGGTGTCGTTGGTGGTCCTGGCGATCGCCGTGACGAAGATTTTGTGACTCTGGGTAAATTATCAGCAAATATCTTTGATTACATCATTATCAAAGAGGATGATGACACCAGAGGTAGGTTGCGCGGTTCAGCCGCTGATTTGATTACTCAAGGCATTACTCAAGCCAAGCCTAATTACCGCTTTGAATCAATTCTCGATGAAACCCAAGCTATTAACAAAGCCTTAGATATGGCTCCTGATGGTAGTCTGGTGGTCATATTACCAGAAAGTGTTAACCGGGCGATTAAGTTAATTAAGGTGCGGGGTGTACAGGAAGAAATACAACCACAAAACTCAACAACAATTAACGATTCCCAAAATGGAGTAGCACCTTCTTCTGTAGTAAATACGCTACTGTAG
- a CDS encoding serine/threonine protein kinase, which yields MNSEILGNRYEIQQQLGKKAGRRTLLARDFTTDELVIIKLLSFSSDFEWDDLKLFEREAETLKSLSHPCIPCYLDYFEVNSPTYKGFALIQTYISASTLEQYLQTGRTFTEIEVKAIASSVLEILIYLHGLYPPVIHRDIKPSNILLGERSGNSVGQVYLVDFGSVQTVLATEGSTCTVVGTYGYMPQEQFGGRTVPASDLYSLGATLIYLATGTQPADLPQKDFRIQFQQLTNLSPTLTNWLKQITEPTLEKRFASATEALTALEQPQIHNTTALTIGKPAGSKIQLIKNEEFLEITIPAVGFQSSMMFLGFFAVAWNSFILIWTIGALSAPFPANIPFALFSLPFWGVGFSMIYGILYGLFGSIKLRIDHQQIFLNHQLGKWKIPRRRSASRESINKLVYTPKYFTKDSDGDKTQIPAKFVLWAGVEKFELDVNNATIKSEAELEWLAHELSNWLNIEITT from the coding sequence ATGAATAGCGAAATATTGGGAAATCGCTACGAGATTCAACAGCAGTTAGGCAAAAAAGCCGGACGACGGACTTTATTAGCCCGTGATTTCACAACTGATGAATTAGTAATTATCAAATTACTCTCTTTCAGTAGCGACTTTGAATGGGATGATCTCAAGCTGTTTGAGCGAGAAGCAGAAACCTTAAAATCTTTATCACATCCCTGCATACCTTGCTATCTCGACTATTTTGAGGTAAATTCACCCACTTATAAAGGATTTGCTCTCATCCAGACGTATATTTCAGCCTCAACTCTAGAGCAATACTTACAAACCGGGCGGACTTTTACAGAAATTGAAGTCAAAGCGATCGCTTCATCAGTTTTAGAGATTCTCATTTATCTACATGGGTTATATCCGCCTGTTATCCACCGTGATATTAAGCCTAGCAATATTCTGTTAGGAGAGCGATCGGGCAATAGTGTCGGTCAAGTTTATTTAGTGGATTTTGGTTCAGTCCAAACCGTTTTAGCCACAGAAGGCTCAACCTGCACAGTCGTTGGTACTTACGGCTATATGCCACAAGAGCAATTTGGTGGGCGGACTGTTCCAGCTTCTGACCTTTATAGTTTAGGCGCAACTCTCATTTATTTAGCAACAGGTACTCAGCCAGCAGATTTACCCCAAAAAGATTTTCGCATTCAATTTCAGCAACTTACTAACCTCAGTCCCACCTTAACTAACTGGTTAAAGCAAATAACAGAACCAACTTTAGAAAAGCGTTTTGCGTCTGCAACTGAAGCACTCACAGCTTTAGAACAACCACAAATTCATAACACCACCGCTTTAACCATTGGCAAACCAGCGGGTAGTAAAATTCAATTAATTAAAAATGAAGAATTTCTAGAAATTACCATTCCCGCAGTTGGCTTTCAATCATCAATGATGTTCTTAGGTTTCTTTGCAGTAGCCTGGAATTCATTTATCTTAATTTGGACTATTGGCGCTCTTTCTGCACCCTTTCCTGCCAACATTCCCTTTGCTTTGTTCTCCCTACCTTTTTGGGGCGTAGGCTTTTCTATGATCTACGGTATATTGTACGGCTTATTTGGCAGTATCAAACTACGTATAGATCACCAACAAATATTTCTTAATCATCAGTTGGGAAAATGGAAAATCCCTCGTCGTCGTTCAGCTTCTAGAGAAAGTATTAACAAACTGGTTTATACACCAAAATATTTTACTAAAGACTCTGACGGCGATAAAACTCAAATACCTGCAAAATTCGTACTTTGGGCAGGAGTAGAAAAATTTGAGCTTGATGTTAATAACGCCACTATCAAATCTGAAGCAGAATTAGAATGGTTAGCCCATGAATTGAGCAATTGGTTAAATATAGAAATCACCACTTAG
- a CDS encoding LmeA family phospholipid-binding protein: protein MTDKSFPVTNGKKIRFITQVLTTAIKLWLRTQLTQVSQIEVEIGSSDRQLLSGCIPSVSIFATNAVYQGVHVTRVRLGAENIRLNIGAILKGKPLKLLEVVPVVAELLVEEQDLNNSLPSELLSTALNDVLVKLLPEECQKSKPITWQEITIDNQRLILCGVLLLESEPTVIEISVGLELLNGQELQLSPIQIKSNQEIVGDSNSKYHLDLGSDVDIKEITLTSSQLICHGRINVNP, encoded by the coding sequence ATGACAGATAAAAGTTTCCCCGTTACAAATGGGAAGAAAATACGATTCATCACTCAAGTTCTGACTACAGCGATCAAGCTATGGCTGAGAACCCAATTAACTCAAGTATCTCAGATTGAGGTCGAGATTGGATCAAGCGATCGCCAACTCCTTTCTGGCTGTATCCCCTCGGTATCTATTTTTGCAACTAATGCAGTTTATCAAGGCGTTCATGTGACAAGGGTTCGACTTGGAGCAGAGAATATACGATTAAATATTGGAGCAATACTTAAAGGTAAGCCACTAAAGTTGTTGGAAGTAGTACCAGTAGTCGCTGAACTACTGGTGGAAGAACAGGATCTTAATAACTCCCTCCCATCTGAATTATTATCGACTGCTTTAAATGATGTACTGGTTAAATTATTACCAGAAGAATGCCAAAAATCCAAGCCTATTACTTGGCAGGAAATTACCATTGACAATCAGCGCTTGATACTCTGTGGTGTTTTATTACTTGAGAGTGAACCTACTGTCATAGAGATTTCTGTGGGTTTAGAACTACTTAATGGGCAAGAGCTACAATTATCACCAATTCAAATTAAATCAAATCAGGAAATTGTCGGTGACAGTAATTCTAAGTACCATTTAGATTTAGGATCAGATGTCGATATCAAAGAAATAACTTTGACATCTAGTCAATTAATATGTCATGGACGAATTAACGTCAACCCTTAA
- a CDS encoding serine/threonine protein kinase, protein MENILVNRYQVQQQLGKKAGRQTLLAKDLNTEQLVIVKLLSFSSDFQWDDLKLFEREAETLKSLSHPCIPRYLDYFEINSPEFKGFALIQTYIPAKTLEQYLQIGRKFTESEVKQIAKDILNILVYLHSLNPPVIHRDIKPSNILLGDRTGNNFGEVYLIDFGSVQTVLATEGTGTRTIVGTYGYMPQEQFGGRTVPASDLYSLGATLIYLVTGSHPADLPEKDFRIQFEEITNLSPNFTNWLKLMIEPSLGKRLRFANEAIIALDQPKSLTPSNTHLTFKKPTDSKIQLTKNQDLIEIIIPPVGLKVSTLTWFSSSIILAFINWAYLALWIQYSVINPFILTILLIFLTAGFISIYKLLFRLFGRIKLVINQHQITLIRELFGTKIKVPKPATKEDICLIQRIRKPVYKDLRVSTLEIKAQIIIWAGKRKKFIIGNDNDLISEPELDWLVHELSEWLDIPIRTE, encoded by the coding sequence ATGGAAAATATCTTAGTCAATCGCTACCAAGTTCAACAGCAGTTAGGCAAAAAAGCTGGACGACAGACCTTGTTAGCAAAAGACTTGAATACTGAACAACTAGTAATTGTCAAGTTACTTTCTTTTAGCAGTGATTTTCAATGGGATGATTTGAAATTATTTGAACGAGAAGCAGAAACCTTAAAATCTTTATCTCATCCCTGCATACCCCGCTATTTAGATTATTTTGAAATCAACTCACCCGAATTTAAAGGATTTGCCCTCATCCAAACTTATATCCCAGCCAAAACCCTAGAACAATACTTACAAATTGGACGCAAATTTACAGAATCAGAAGTTAAACAAATTGCTAAAGATATACTCAATATTCTCGTTTATTTACATAGCTTAAATCCGCCAGTAATTCATCGTGATATTAAGCCGAGTAATATTTTATTAGGAGACAGAACTGGTAATAATTTTGGTGAAGTTTATTTAATAGATTTTGGCTCAGTGCAAACAGTTTTAGCTACAGAAGGAACAGGAACAAGAACTATTGTCGGTACTTATGGTTATATGCCACAAGAACAATTTGGAGGTAGAACAGTTCCCGCTTCCGATCTTTATAGTTTAGGTGCAACATTAATTTATTTAGTGACTGGTTCCCATCCCGCAGATTTACCAGAAAAAGATTTTCGTATCCAATTTGAAGAAATCACTAATCTCAGTCCAAATTTTACTAACTGGTTAAAATTAATGATTGAACCCAGTTTAGGAAAACGGTTACGTTTTGCAAATGAAGCAATCATAGCTTTGGATCAACCAAAGTCTTTAACACCAAGCAATACTCATTTAACTTTCAAGAAACCAACTGATAGTAAAATTCAATTGACAAAAAATCAGGATTTAATAGAAATTATTATTCCACCAGTTGGTTTAAAGGTATCTACATTAACATGGTTTTCAAGTAGCATTATCCTAGCTTTTATTAATTGGGCATATCTTGCTTTATGGATTCAATATTCAGTAATTAATCCATTTATTTTAACAATATTATTGATATTTTTAACGGCGGGATTTATATCAATATATAAGTTACTTTTTCGCTTATTTGGCAGGATAAAATTAGTGATTAATCAACATCAAATTACATTAATTCGTGAATTATTTGGCACAAAAATAAAAGTTCCTAAACCAGCAACAAAAGAGGATATTTGTCTAATACAAAGAATTAGGAAACCTGTTTATAAAGATCTTCGTGTTAGTACATTAGAAATTAAAGCCCAAATTATAATTTGGGCAGGTAAAAGGAAAAAATTTATTATTGGTAATGATAATGATTTAATATCTGAGCCGGAACTTGATTGGTTGGTACATGAACTTAGTGAGTGGTTAGATATACCAATTAGGACAGAATAA
- a CDS encoding helix-turn-helix domain-containing protein: MKWLRRKDENSSKPSIEQLQVEKLTQLGNKLGSLRQEQGLSLDEIVAMTRIPRRLLHAIETGDLNDLPEPVYIQGLIRQFADALGLKGAELASNFPLGSQQMSLQSSWKPKPVAQLRPLHLYLLYIFLIICSVNGLSQLLNKAALQANNQNQQKTESKSDATPEILQANELQKTQFSSSTSEDKAVEIGVTLKSSSWLRVVADGKTEFEGVLPEGSHRNWKASEELTVKTNNAGGVLMSVNQQKPKQMGKTGKVEEIRIAAKLRS, translated from the coding sequence ATGAAATGGCTGAGAAGGAAAGATGAAAATTCGAGCAAACCGTCAATAGAGCAATTACAAGTAGAAAAATTGACCCAATTGGGCAATAAACTGGGATCATTGCGTCAAGAACAGGGTTTATCCCTAGACGAAATTGTGGCAATGACCAGAATTCCTCGAAGACTGCTGCACGCAATTGAAACAGGTGATTTAAACGATTTGCCAGAACCAGTTTATATACAGGGGTTAATTAGGCAATTTGCTGATGCACTAGGGCTAAAGGGAGCAGAGTTAGCTAGCAATTTTCCCCTTGGTTCTCAACAGATGAGTTTACAAAGCAGCTGGAAACCTAAACCTGTTGCTCAATTACGTCCTCTTCATCTTTACTTACTTTACATTTTTCTGATTATCTGCTCTGTTAACGGCTTATCTCAATTATTGAACAAGGCCGCTTTGCAAGCAAATAACCAAAATCAACAAAAGACAGAAAGTAAATCTGATGCAACACCAGAAATACTCCAAGCCAATGAGTTGCAGAAAACCCAATTTAGTAGCAGTACTTCAGAAGATAAAGCAGTAGAGATTGGTGTGACGTTGAAGTCATCATCTTGGCTTCGTGTTGTCGCTGATGGTAAAACCGAGTTTGAGGGAGTTTTACCGGAAGGATCTCACCGCAATTGGAAAGCCTCTGAGGAACTTACAGTGAAAACTAATAATGCTGGTGGTGTTTTGATGAGTGTTAATCAGCAAAAACCCAAACAAATGGGAAAAACAGGGAAAGTGGAAGAAATCAGGATTGCGGCTAAACTCAGGTCGTAA